A DNA window from Haloactinospora alba contains the following coding sequences:
- a CDS encoding Ntn hydrolase family protein gives MSVTQVVKDSTVVEHARVAAQQKRRLFIVQLDIDGYDDDSSKVRPGLSRILEGIEEAGWQLDQMTPSGSGESTRLCIFRPAAQTPKEAEQPNQAQREQTSGQQRPYQHYPTGAQQPDPYAAYQYQTGQQYGGYPQQYPGYGYPQQPGYNQQYPGYGQPQQPGYNQQYPGYGQPGW, from the coding sequence ATGAGCGTCACGCAGGTCGTGAAAGACAGCACCGTCGTCGAACACGCGAGAGTCGCCGCGCAGCAGAAACGCAGGCTGTTCATCGTGCAGTTGGACATTGACGGTTACGACGACGATTCCAGCAAGGTGCGCCCCGGCTTGTCCCGCATCCTCGAGGGCATCGAGGAGGCCGGGTGGCAGCTGGACCAGATGACCCCGAGCGGGAGCGGGGAGTCGACCCGGTTGTGCATCTTCCGGCCGGCCGCGCAGACCCCGAAGGAGGCCGAGCAGCCCAACCAGGCCCAGCGGGAGCAGACCTCGGGCCAGCAGCGGCCGTACCAGCACTACCCCACGGGCGCCCAGCAGCCGGACCCGTACGCGGCCTACCAGTACCAGACGGGACAGCAGTACGGCGGCTATCCGCAGCAGTACCCGGGCTACGGGTACCCCCAGCAGCCCGGCTACAACCAGCAGTACCCCGGTTACGGCCAGCCCCAGCAGCCCGGCTACAACCAGCAGTACCCGGGCTACGGCCAGCCGGGTTGGTGA
- a CDS encoding Uma2 family endonuclease, whose amino-acid sequence MAVMSAGEADPQQRPLTVADLERMPDDGNRYELVDGRLDVSPAPVSLHTLIESRLTIHLGVLAPEDVMVLAGPGINLDEQRTHHRIPDVAAIGEADFERPYLSRPPLLAIEVVSPESVFRDHHTKAREYAEFGVASYWIVNPAPDKPGIAEFRLDGGSYREVTQVFGQDTFRTEAPFPVTLVPHWLVAAGPWKTRIGGE is encoded by the coding sequence ATGGCTGTTATGAGCGCCGGAGAAGCGGACCCCCAGCAGCGGCCGTTAACCGTGGCGGACCTGGAGCGGATGCCGGACGACGGCAACCGCTACGAGCTGGTCGACGGGAGGCTTGACGTGTCTCCCGCTCCGGTCTCCCTGCACACCCTGATCGAGTCCCGGCTCACGATCCACCTCGGCGTCCTGGCCCCCGAGGACGTGATGGTCCTGGCCGGTCCCGGTATCAACCTCGACGAGCAGCGCACCCACCACCGGATCCCGGACGTCGCCGCCATCGGCGAGGCGGACTTCGAGCGGCCCTACCTGAGCCGCCCGCCGCTGCTGGCGATCGAGGTGGTCTCCCCGGAGAGCGTCTTCCGCGACCACCACACCAAGGCGCGGGAGTACGCCGAGTTCGGCGTCGCCTCCTACTGGATCGTCAACCCCGCTCCGGACAAGCCCGGCATCGCCGAGTTCCGCCTGGACGGCGGGAGCTACCGCGAGGTCACCCAGGTGTTCGGTCAGGACACCTTCCGGACGGAGGCGCCGTTCCCGGTCACGCTCGTGCCGCACTGGCTCGTCGCCGCCGGCCCGTGGAAGACCCGCATCGGCGGGGAGTAG
- the msrA gene encoding peptide-methionine (S)-S-oxide reductase MsrA, translated as MFGQKVTMVEPDRALPGRETPLAAPPRHEVLGTQLTPPYPEGSEVADVGMGCFWGAERAFWRLGAHNGIITTAVGYAGGYTPNPTYEEVCSGRTGHTEAVRVVFDPERISYRDVLKVFWEGHDPTQGMRQGNDVGTQYRSMILYHGEAQRAAAEESREAFQRVLDRSGHGTITTEIVPAGEFYFAEGYHQQYLSDAKNPNGYCGLGGTGASCPVGVAREGA; from the coding sequence ATGTTCGGGCAGAAGGTAACCATGGTCGAGCCGGACCGGGCGCTGCCCGGCCGGGAAACCCCGCTCGCCGCCCCGCCGCGCCACGAGGTGCTGGGAACCCAGCTCACCCCGCCCTACCCGGAGGGTAGCGAGGTCGCCGACGTCGGCATGGGCTGCTTCTGGGGCGCGGAACGCGCGTTCTGGAGGCTCGGCGCGCACAACGGCATCATCACCACCGCGGTGGGATACGCCGGGGGCTACACCCCCAACCCCACCTACGAGGAGGTCTGCAGCGGCCGTACCGGGCACACCGAGGCGGTGCGGGTGGTGTTCGACCCCGAGCGGATCTCCTACCGCGACGTGCTCAAAGTGTTCTGGGAGGGCCACGACCCCACGCAGGGGATGCGCCAGGGCAACGATGTGGGCACCCAGTACCGGTCGATGATCCTGTACCACGGCGAGGCGCAGCGGGCCGCGGCCGAGGAGAGCCGGGAGGCCTTCCAACGCGTCCTCGACCGGTCCGGACACGGCACCATCACCACGGAGATCGTGCCGGCGGGCGAGTTCTACTTCGCCGAGGGGTACCACCAGCAATACCTGTCCGATGCCAAGAACCCCAACGGCTACTGCGGCCTCGGCGGGACCGGCGCCTCCTGCCCGGTGGGGGTGGCGCGCGAGGGCGCGTGA
- a CDS encoding ion transporter encodes MPDTVTEINARARRLERGLAVPVLVAAVASVPALFLTVWGSGAASALGRAANWLVSAVLWAEWLVLFLMADSRLRWIRDHKWTTFVACATVPAVIFLIGPVQVLRFLQVLGALRVVRVTRILKAGRVLRRRADLPRTWQRVVMTGSVLLSAGFVAVVLADPTARSRLLLADLLGWAGVWPPLVAAVLLFAATVVVLRAQEQGPLPP; translated from the coding sequence ATGCCCGACACGGTCACCGAGATCAACGCGCGGGCCCGCAGGCTGGAGCGCGGGCTCGCCGTTCCGGTGCTGGTCGCCGCTGTCGCCTCCGTACCGGCGCTGTTCCTGACCGTGTGGGGGTCGGGTGCAGCCTCCGCCCTGGGCCGGGCGGCCAACTGGCTCGTCAGCGCCGTGCTGTGGGCGGAGTGGCTCGTGCTGTTCCTGATGGCGGACAGCCGCCTTCGGTGGATCCGCGACCACAAGTGGACGACGTTCGTCGCCTGCGCGACGGTCCCGGCTGTGATATTCCTCATCGGTCCGGTGCAGGTACTGCGTTTCCTCCAGGTTCTCGGGGCGCTGCGGGTGGTCCGGGTGACCCGGATCCTCAAGGCCGGCCGGGTGCTCCGCCGCCGCGCGGACCTCCCCCGCACCTGGCAGCGGGTCGTCATGACGGGCTCGGTCCTGCTCTCCGCGGGGTTCGTGGCGGTCGTACTGGCCGACCCGACCGCCCGGAGCCGTCTGCTGTTGGCCGACCTGCTCGGCTGGGCCGGTGTGTGGCCTCCCCTCGTCGCCGCGGTGCTGCTGTTCGCCGCGACCGTCGTCGTGCTCCGCGCACAGGAACAGGGACCGCTCCCGCCCTGA
- the rarD gene encoding EamA family transporter RarD: MSELNRGVLLGASAYAMWGVSTLYWPLLSSSGAVEILAHRMVWSLLAVVVLLAVGRNWRWISEVLRTPRQLLILAGAAAVISVNWGSFIYTVNSAHPSQAALGYFINPLVSVTLGVVIFSERLRRPQWVAVALGALAVAVLTYAYGAVPWMSLVMASSFATYGVLKKFTTLDGVQSLTVETLLMFLPALGYVAFLQSTGQGTFGAGSPAHDLLLVGSGVVTALPLVAFGAAARRIPLTLIGLLQFMVPVMQFLFAWLVFAEELPPSRWVGFAIVWVALAVFAVDLVRNAGNRASRPADRAAPERSSS; this comes from the coding sequence GTGTCCGAACTGAACCGCGGTGTGCTCCTCGGGGCGAGCGCCTACGCCATGTGGGGCGTCAGCACCCTCTACTGGCCCCTGCTGTCCTCCTCCGGAGCGGTCGAGATCCTCGCCCACCGGATGGTGTGGTCCCTGCTCGCGGTGGTGGTCCTGCTGGCGGTCGGCAGGAACTGGCGCTGGATCTCGGAGGTGCTGCGCACCCCCCGCCAGCTGCTGATACTGGCCGGCGCCGCTGCCGTCATCTCGGTGAACTGGGGGTCCTTCATCTACACGGTGAACTCCGCGCACCCCTCGCAGGCGGCCCTCGGGTACTTCATCAACCCGCTGGTCAGCGTCACCCTCGGTGTGGTGATCTTCTCCGAACGGTTGCGCCGCCCCCAATGGGTGGCGGTGGCGCTGGGGGCGCTCGCGGTGGCCGTGCTCACCTACGCCTACGGCGCGGTGCCCTGGATGTCGCTGGTCATGGCGTCCTCCTTCGCCACCTACGGGGTGCTGAAGAAGTTCACCACACTCGACGGGGTGCAGAGCCTCACCGTCGAGACGCTGCTGATGTTCCTGCCCGCGCTCGGCTACGTCGCCTTCCTCCAGAGCACCGGCCAGGGCACCTTCGGCGCAGGCTCCCCCGCCCACGACCTGCTGCTGGTGGGGTCCGGCGTCGTCACCGCGCTCCCCCTCGTCGCCTTCGGCGCGGCGGCCCGGCGGATACCGCTCACCCTGATCGGGTTGCTGCAGTTCATGGTTCCGGTGATGCAGTTCCTGTTCGCCTGGCTCGTCTTCGCCGAGGAGCTCCCGCCCAGCCGCTGGGTCGGGTTCGCCATCGTGTGGGTGGCGCTGGCGGTCTTCGCCGTGGACCTGGTCCGCAACGCCGGCAACCGGGCCTCCCGCCCGGCGGACCGCGCCGCACCGGAGCGCTCCTCCTCGTAG
- a CDS encoding PRC-barrel domain-containing protein — translation MATQLGAQSLVGHRLLDRDGNSIGKIGHVFFDEWTETPRWITVRTGLFGTNENIVPLKGAQLVDDEVQVPYHKSVIRKAPSFPAGQHLQPWQENTVCRHYELQEIPDQRGSDGREYRRGKHARPADPRGQNEAEFTEFLDDLLAERRGRHARERDNGAEPPPS, via the coding sequence GTGGCGACACAGTTGGGGGCGCAGTCCCTGGTCGGGCACCGTTTGCTGGACCGGGACGGCAACAGCATCGGGAAGATCGGTCACGTCTTCTTCGACGAGTGGACCGAGACGCCGAGGTGGATCACGGTCCGCACCGGGCTGTTCGGGACGAACGAGAACATCGTGCCCCTGAAGGGGGCGCAGCTGGTCGACGACGAGGTGCAGGTGCCGTACCACAAGTCCGTCATCAGGAAAGCGCCGAGCTTCCCCGCCGGCCAGCACCTGCAGCCGTGGCAGGAGAACACGGTCTGCCGCCACTACGAACTGCAGGAGATCCCGGACCAGCGGGGCAGTGACGGCCGGGAGTACCGCAGGGGCAAGCACGCGCGGCCCGCCGACCCGCGGGGGCAGAACGAGGCCGAGTTCACCGAGTTCCTGGACGACCTACTGGCCGAACGCCGCGGCCGGCACGCGAGGGAACGCGACAACGGCGCGGAACCGCCGCCCTCCTAG
- a CDS encoding polyprenyl synthetase family protein, whose protein sequence is MSGAVPSGFLALPGIDATLAREVHDALQQVEDVLRDSVAASDPMLTDAARHLLSAGGKRFRATLVLLAARFGDPNAPELTRAAAVVELTHVATLYHDDVMDEAELRRGKASANQRWGNTVAILTGDYVFARASELLADLGTDAVRMQARTFGRLVQGQVLETSGAPEGTDPLTHYMNVIADKTASLIASSAEFGATFANAPAEVTATITRACDALGMAFQLSDDILDVSGNSGESGKTPGTDLREGVLTLPMFHALRQRGPQHERLRELLGRPLDDEETDEALRLLRASPALESARGDLRAWADTARDELATLPKGAPREAFEALCDYVVERSG, encoded by the coding sequence GTGAGCGGTGCTGTCCCGAGCGGTTTCCTCGCTTTGCCGGGTATCGACGCGACCCTCGCCCGGGAAGTTCACGATGCCCTGCAACAGGTGGAGGACGTGTTGCGGGACTCGGTCGCGGCGAGTGACCCCATGCTCACCGACGCGGCGCGCCACCTGCTGTCCGCGGGCGGGAAACGCTTCCGCGCCACCCTGGTACTGCTCGCCGCGCGGTTCGGCGACCCGAACGCTCCCGAACTCACCCGCGCCGCGGCCGTGGTGGAGCTCACACACGTCGCGACGCTCTATCACGACGACGTCATGGACGAGGCGGAGCTGCGCCGGGGGAAGGCCAGCGCGAACCAGCGCTGGGGGAACACGGTGGCCATCCTCACCGGCGACTACGTCTTCGCGCGTGCCTCGGAGCTCCTCGCCGACCTGGGAACCGACGCGGTCCGGATGCAGGCCAGAACGTTCGGGAGACTGGTCCAGGGCCAGGTCCTGGAGACCTCGGGGGCACCGGAGGGCACCGACCCCCTCACCCACTACATGAACGTGATCGCGGACAAGACGGCGTCGCTGATCGCCTCCTCCGCGGAGTTCGGGGCTACGTTCGCCAACGCCCCGGCGGAGGTGACCGCCACGATCACCCGTGCCTGCGACGCGTTGGGCATGGCCTTCCAGCTGTCCGACGACATCCTGGACGTTTCCGGGAACTCCGGCGAGTCCGGGAAAACCCCGGGGACCGACCTGCGCGAGGGCGTGCTGACCCTGCCGATGTTCCACGCCCTGCGCCAGCGCGGTCCGCAGCACGAACGGCTGCGCGAGCTCCTGGGGCGGCCGCTGGACGACGAGGAGACCGACGAGGCGCTGCGCCTGTTGCGGGCCAGCCCCGCCCTGGAAAGCGCGCGCGGCGACCTGCGCGCGTGGGCGGACACGGCCCGGGACGAACTCGCGACCCTCCCCAAGGGGGCGCCGCGCGAGGCGTTCGAGGCCCTCTGCGACTACGTGGTGGAACGCTCGGGCTGA
- the nuoN gene encoding NADH-quinone oxidoreductase subunit NuoN, which produces MAVTQAAVTALADAPVTEAPQIDYWLLSPMLTIFGAGVLTVLVEAFVPHARRRSLQLGLSLASVLAAFVLTVLVVGSLPAGEPGTTVAMGAVAVDRSALFFQGTVLVLAFISLLLVAEHRGGESAFAAQAATVPGSEEERRHVQAGSQHTEVYPLVLFALLGMQLFPAANDFLTMFIALETLSLPLYLLCGLARRRRLFSQEAAVKYFLLGAFSSAFFLFGVALIYGYAGSVNFAGVHEAIEAGGSDVFEQATAEPLLLLGIALVSVGLLFKVGAVPFHNWKPDVYQGAPTPITALMASCTLVAAFGGMLRVFYAAFGASVEQWRPMLWVVAILTMVLAAVIAVTQRDIKRLLAYSSVVHAGFVLTAVIAASPEGMAGAMFYLAAYGFTTIGAFAVVTLVRTHHNGPEAGDLSHWAGLGRSAPLLAGSLGLFLLAFAGIPLTSGFIGKFAVFEAAMAAGAAPLVIVGVLSSAVTAFFYVRIIVLMFFAEPAEGGPTVLRAGVATGSAIVAGVAATIALGVFPQPVLEHLLPQPQEQEAEQVAEASGFVR; this is translated from the coding sequence ATGGCGGTGACCCAGGCGGCCGTGACCGCGCTCGCCGACGCCCCCGTGACCGAGGCGCCCCAGATCGACTACTGGCTCCTCTCACCGATGCTGACGATCTTCGGCGCGGGCGTGCTGACCGTGCTCGTCGAGGCGTTCGTCCCCCACGCGCGGCGCAGGTCGCTGCAGCTCGGCCTGTCCCTGGCGTCCGTGCTGGCGGCGTTCGTGCTGACCGTGCTGGTGGTGGGGTCCCTGCCCGCAGGTGAGCCCGGCACGACCGTGGCCATGGGAGCGGTCGCGGTCGACCGCTCCGCCCTGTTCTTCCAGGGAACAGTCCTGGTTCTGGCGTTCATCAGCCTGCTGCTCGTCGCCGAGCACCGCGGCGGGGAGAGCGCGTTCGCCGCGCAGGCCGCCACGGTGCCCGGAAGCGAGGAGGAACGCCGCCACGTGCAGGCGGGGTCGCAGCACACCGAGGTGTACCCGCTGGTCCTGTTCGCCCTGCTGGGCATGCAGCTCTTCCCGGCGGCCAACGACTTTCTGACCATGTTCATCGCCCTGGAGACGCTGAGCCTGCCGCTGTACCTGCTGTGCGGACTCGCGCGGCGCCGGCGCCTGTTCTCCCAGGAAGCGGCCGTGAAGTACTTCCTGCTGGGAGCGTTCTCCTCGGCGTTCTTCCTGTTCGGGGTGGCGCTGATCTACGGCTACGCCGGGTCGGTGAACTTCGCCGGGGTGCACGAGGCGATCGAGGCGGGCGGATCCGACGTGTTCGAGCAAGCCACCGCCGAACCGCTGCTCCTGCTGGGGATCGCCCTGGTCAGTGTGGGGCTGCTGTTCAAGGTCGGAGCGGTGCCGTTCCACAACTGGAAACCCGACGTCTACCAGGGCGCGCCCACCCCGATCACGGCCCTGATGGCGTCCTGCACCCTGGTCGCCGCGTTCGGCGGGATGCTGCGCGTGTTCTACGCGGCGTTCGGCGCCTCGGTGGAGCAGTGGCGTCCGATGCTGTGGGTCGTTGCGATTCTCACCATGGTGCTCGCCGCCGTCATCGCCGTCACCCAGCGGGACATCAAACGGCTGCTGGCCTACTCGTCGGTGGTGCACGCCGGCTTCGTGCTGACCGCGGTCATCGCCGCCAGCCCCGAGGGGATGGCCGGCGCGATGTTCTACCTCGCCGCCTACGGCTTCACCACCATCGGCGCCTTCGCCGTGGTCACGCTGGTGCGCACGCACCACAACGGGCCGGAGGCCGGTGACCTGTCGCACTGGGCCGGGCTGGGGCGCAGCGCCCCGCTGTTGGCCGGGTCACTGGGACTGTTCCTGCTCGCCTTCGCCGGAATCCCGCTGACCAGCGGATTCATCGGGAAGTTCGCGGTGTTCGAGGCGGCCATGGCGGCCGGGGCGGCCCCGCTCGTGATCGTGGGCGTGCTGAGCAGTGCGGTCACGGCGTTCTTCTACGTGCGTATCATCGTGCTGATGTTCTTCGCCGAACCGGCCGAGGGCGGACCGACCGTGCTGCGGGCGGGCGTGGCCACAGGGTCGGCGATCGTCGCCGGCGTCGCGGCCACCATCGCCCTCGGAGTGTTCCCCCAACCCGTGTTGGAGCATCTCCTCCCGCAGCCCCAGGAGCAGGAGGCGGAGCAGGTGGCCGAGGCGAGCGGGTTCGTTCGGTAG
- a CDS encoding NADH-quinone oxidoreductase subunit M, protein MTDIPWLTLAIALPAVGALALALVPRERPELAKRLAFGVSAGTLLLVATMASGFSPDGPRMQFTESHPWIPRFGVSYSVGVDGVALLLILMAAVLVPLVLLAAWRESDTGPSGGGHGYFALILLLEAMMIGVFAATDVFLFYVFFEAMLIPVYFMIGRYGRGEQRRRAAVKFLLYSLLGGLLMLAAVIGVYVIGGTFRWDELTGGALAGADTAALRWIFLGFFVAFAIKAPMWPLHTWLPDAAGSSRPGTAVLLVGVLDKVGTYGMLRYCLELFPGAAAWFVWPVVVLSLVSILYGAVLAIGQSDMLRLIAYTSVSHFGFITLGIFVMTTQGQSGAALYMINHGFATGALFLLVGFLIARGGSAAIADYGGVQKGAPVLAGTFLLAGLAALSLPGLSPFISELLVFVGTFAFHPVPAVIATVGVVLAALYILWLYQRTMTGPLPDSLARISDLSRREVWAVGPLLALIVLFGVYPQPLLDVINPAVEQTMQQLDPPDPAFLPGDVLTADGQEGGHE, encoded by the coding sequence TTGACCGACATCCCCTGGCTCACCCTCGCCATAGCGCTTCCCGCCGTGGGCGCGCTGGCGCTCGCGCTGGTCCCGCGCGAGCGCCCCGAACTCGCCAAACGCCTCGCGTTCGGGGTCAGCGCGGGAACCCTGCTGCTCGTCGCCACCATGGCGTCCGGTTTCTCCCCCGACGGCCCCCGGATGCAGTTCACCGAGAGCCACCCGTGGATACCGCGGTTCGGGGTCAGCTACTCGGTCGGCGTCGACGGTGTGGCGCTGTTGCTGATCCTGATGGCCGCGGTGCTGGTCCCGCTGGTGCTGCTGGCCGCGTGGCGGGAGTCCGACACCGGGCCGTCCGGCGGCGGGCACGGGTACTTCGCCCTGATCCTGCTGCTCGAGGCGATGATGATCGGGGTGTTCGCCGCCACCGACGTCTTCCTGTTCTACGTGTTCTTCGAGGCCATGCTCATCCCGGTCTACTTCATGATCGGACGGTACGGCCGCGGGGAGCAGCGGCGCCGCGCCGCGGTGAAGTTCCTGCTGTACAGCCTGCTGGGCGGGCTGCTCATGCTGGCCGCCGTCATCGGCGTCTACGTCATCGGCGGCACGTTCCGCTGGGACGAGCTCACCGGCGGCGCCCTGGCCGGCGCGGACACGGCGGCACTGCGGTGGATCTTCCTCGGCTTCTTCGTCGCCTTCGCCATCAAGGCGCCGATGTGGCCGCTGCACACCTGGCTGCCGGACGCGGCCGGCTCCTCCCGCCCGGGAACCGCCGTGCTGTTGGTCGGCGTGCTGGACAAGGTCGGCACCTACGGGATGCTGCGCTACTGCCTCGAACTGTTCCCGGGGGCGGCGGCGTGGTTCGTGTGGCCCGTCGTGGTGCTGAGCCTCGTCAGCATCCTCTACGGCGCCGTGCTGGCGATCGGGCAGAGCGACATGCTGCGGCTCATCGCCTACACCTCCGTGTCCCACTTCGGGTTCATCACCCTGGGGATCTTCGTGATGACCACCCAGGGCCAGTCCGGCGCGGCCCTCTACATGATCAACCACGGGTTCGCCACGGGCGCGCTGTTCCTCCTCGTGGGATTCCTCATCGCCCGCGGCGGGTCGGCGGCCATCGCCGACTACGGGGGAGTGCAGAAGGGGGCGCCGGTGCTCGCCGGGACGTTCCTCCTGGCGGGACTGGCCGCCCTGTCGCTTCCGGGGCTCTCCCCGTTCATCAGCGAACTCCTGGTGTTCGTCGGCACGTTCGCGTTCCACCCCGTGCCCGCGGTGATCGCCACCGTCGGCGTGGTGCTGGCCGCCCTGTACATCCTGTGGCTGTACCAGCGCACCATGACCGGACCGCTCCCGGACAGTCTGGCGAGGATCAGCGACCTGTCCCGGCGCGAAGTGTGGGCGGTGGGGCCGCTGCTCGCGCTGATCGTACTCTTCGGCGTCTACCCGCAGCCGCTGCTGGACGTCATCAACCCGGCCGTGGAGCAGACCATGCAGCAACTCGACCCACCCGACCCGGCGTTCCTCCCGGGCGACGTCCTGACCGCTGACGGCCAGGAAGGAGGCCACGAGTGA
- the nuoL gene encoding NADH-quinone oxidoreductase subunit L: MSDVTLAAGPHTVTTEATGAVLSNAWLLIAFPLAGAAVLLLGGRRTDGWGHWLGTALPLASFGWAVLALLRLLEADPVQRSREVPVYEWFSAGDVTVRANLLIDPLSISFALLITGVGSLIHIYSVGYMAHDANRRRFFGYLNLFVAAMLVLVLADNFALLFLGWEGVGLASYLLIGFWQQRPAAAVAAKKAFLINRVGDLGLLIAIMLMFGVFGTVAFGGVLDNAGEAGPVVTTALGLLLLLGACGKSAQLPLQAWLLDAMEGPTPVSALIHAATMVTAGVYLIVRAGPIFEAAPAAQTTTAVVGAATLLAGAVIGCAKDDIKKALAGSTMSQIGYMTLAAGLGPVGYAAAIAHLLTHGFFKAGLFLGAGSVMHGMNDEVDMRRFGGLRTAMPITFATFGLGYLAIIGFPFLSGWWTKEGIIEAAFTSGGLSGQLLGTAALVGAGLTAFYMTRVMILTFFGTRRWDDGAHPHESPASMTAPMVVLALGSVFLGGLLVFGYRFAAFLEPAVGGPEEHHAFSLATMLTSVPSLAALALMVGGAAVAWFMYGRAPVARVAPAGNPVTVAARNELYGNAINEGLFMRPGNTLTRAMVAIDTTVVDGMVTGVGTTVREGSQGLRTVQTGFARTYALTMLFGAAIVVATLAVRI, from the coding sequence GTGTCAGACGTAACCCTCGCCGCCGGCCCGCACACGGTCACCACCGAGGCCACCGGCGCGGTCCTCAGCAACGCCTGGCTGCTCATCGCGTTCCCGCTGGCGGGCGCGGCGGTCCTGCTCCTGGGCGGACGCCGCACCGACGGGTGGGGCCACTGGCTCGGCACCGCCCTCCCGCTGGCCAGCTTCGGCTGGGCGGTGCTGGCCCTGCTCCGGCTGCTGGAGGCGGACCCGGTCCAGCGCAGCCGTGAGGTCCCGGTCTACGAGTGGTTCTCCGCCGGCGACGTCACCGTCCGGGCCAACCTCCTCATCGACCCGCTGTCGATCAGTTTCGCCCTGCTCATCACCGGCGTGGGGTCGCTGATCCACATCTACTCGGTGGGCTACATGGCCCACGACGCCAACCGGCGGCGCTTCTTCGGCTACCTGAACCTGTTCGTCGCGGCCATGCTGGTGCTGGTCCTGGCGGACAACTTCGCCCTGCTGTTCCTCGGCTGGGAGGGTGTCGGCCTCGCCTCCTACCTCCTGATCGGGTTCTGGCAGCAGCGGCCGGCAGCGGCCGTCGCCGCCAAGAAGGCGTTCCTGATCAACCGGGTCGGCGACCTGGGGCTGCTCATCGCCATCATGCTGATGTTCGGCGTGTTCGGCACCGTCGCCTTCGGCGGCGTCCTCGACAACGCCGGGGAGGCCGGGCCGGTCGTGACGACGGCGCTGGGGCTGCTGCTCCTGCTGGGGGCGTGCGGGAAGTCCGCGCAGCTCCCGCTGCAGGCCTGGCTGCTCGACGCGATGGAGGGCCCCACCCCGGTCTCCGCCCTCATCCACGCGGCCACCATGGTCACCGCCGGCGTGTACCTCATCGTGCGCGCCGGCCCGATCTTCGAGGCCGCACCGGCAGCCCAGACCACCACCGCCGTCGTGGGCGCGGCCACACTGCTCGCCGGCGCCGTCATCGGGTGCGCCAAGGACGACATCAAGAAGGCCCTGGCCGGCTCCACCATGAGCCAGATCGGCTACATGACGCTGGCCGCCGGACTGGGCCCGGTGGGCTACGCCGCCGCCATCGCCCACCTGCTCACGCACGGTTTCTTCAAGGCGGGCCTGTTCCTGGGTGCGGGCTCGGTGATGCACGGCATGAACGACGAGGTCGACATGCGCAGGTTCGGCGGCCTGCGCACCGCCATGCCGATCACCTTCGCCACGTTCGGTCTGGGCTACCTGGCGATCATCGGGTTCCCGTTCCTCTCCGGGTGGTGGACGAAGGAGGGCATCATCGAGGCCGCGTTCACCAGCGGCGGCCTCAGCGGCCAACTGCTCGGTACCGCCGCCCTGGTCGGGGCCGGGTTGACCGCCTTCTACATGACCCGCGTGATGATCCTGACGTTCTTCGGAACCAGGCGCTGGGACGACGGCGCGCACCCGCACGAGTCGCCGGCCTCCATGACGGCCCCGATGGTGGTCCTCGCCCTCGGGTCCGTGTTCCTGGGCGGGCTCCTCGTGTTCGGCTACCGGTTCGCGGCGTTCCTGGAACCGGCGGTCGGCGGCCCCGAGGAGCACCACGCGTTCAGCCTCGCCACCATGCTCACCAGCGTTCCCAGCCTGGCCGCGCTGGCGCTGATGGTCGGCGGCGCGGCCGTCGCCTGGTTCATGTACGGCCGGGCGCCGGTGGCGCGCGTGGCACCGGCGGGCAACCCCGTCACCGTCGCCGCCCGCAACGAGCTCTACGGCAACGCCATCAACGAAGGGCTGTTCATGCGCCCCGGAAACACGCTCACCAGGGCCATGGTCGCCATCGACACCACGGTGGTCGACGGCATGGTCACCGGGGTCGGCACGACCGTGCGCGAGGGCTCGCAGGGCCTGCGCACCGTGCAGACCGGCTTCGCCCGGACCTACGCGCTGACGATGCTGTTCGGCGCCGCCATCGTCGTGGCAACGCTGGCTGTGAGGATCTAA
- the nuoK gene encoding NADH-quinone oxidoreductase subunit NuoK — protein sequence MDPMNYIVLAAILFTIGAVGVLVRRNAIILFMCVELMLNACNLAFVAFARMHGDIGGQVIAFFVMIVAAAEVVVGLAIIMQIFRTRGSASVDDANLLKH from the coding sequence GTGGACCCCATGAACTACATCGTGCTGGCGGCGATCCTGTTCACGATCGGCGCCGTCGGCGTACTGGTGCGGCGCAACGCGATCATCCTCTTCATGTGCGTCGAGCTGATGCTCAACGCGTGCAACCTGGCGTTCGTCGCCTTCGCGCGGATGCACGGCGACATCGGGGGCCAGGTCATCGCGTTCTTCGTGATGATCGTCGCCGCCGCCGAGGTCGTCGTGGGTCTGGCGATCATCATGCAGATCTTCCGTACCCGCGGGTCGGCGTCCGTGGATGACGCCAACCTGCTCAAGCACTAG